A single genomic interval of Helianthus annuus cultivar XRQ/B chromosome 13, HanXRQr2.0-SUNRISE, whole genome shotgun sequence harbors:
- the LOC110900815 gene encoding uncharacterized protein LOC110900815, with protein MLLADFNRVRPDYVVKRNNWIPKKVGMVAWRAYMERLPTRVALQRRGITIHNLECILCREYCETSDHLLVSSGFAQIVWLLVFQWCKTDPIIAFSLRDILDAHQKFGGSDKKKKAFHVVCLVTLWSIWNLRNDLMFVGKTKSIANVVEEIKVKSFIWVKHRAKEVNMSWDQWRVFDVF; from the coding sequence ATGTTATTGGCAGATTTCAACCGTGTTCGGCCTGATTATGTGGTAAAAAGGAACAATTGGATTCCGAAGAAGGTTGGAATGGTCGCATGGCGTGCTTACATGGAACGATTGCCGACGAGAGTAGCACTTCAAAGGAGAGGAATCACGATTCATAATCTGGAGTGTATTCTGTGTAGAGAATACTGCGAAACCAGCGATCACCTGCTCGTCTCAAGTGGATTCGCACAAATTGTTTGGCTACTGGTTTTCCAGTGGTGTAAAACGGATCCGATTATCGCCTTTAGTTTACGGGATATTCTTGATGCTCATCAGAAGTTCGGTGGCTCggataagaagaagaaggcttTTCACGTGGTATGTCTAGTTACTTTATGGAGTATCTGGAACCTTAGGAACGATCTAATGTTCGTTGGGAAAACAAAATCCATCGCGAATGTTGTGGAGGAAATCAAGGTGAAAAGTTTTATTTGGGTAAAGCATCGTGCAAAAGAGGTGAATATGTCATGGGACCAATGGAGAGTTTTTGATGTATTTTGA